The Cutaneotrichosporon cavernicola HIS019 DNA, chromosome: 3 region CACGGCGGTCGGGCTTCTCGGTGCTGGGTGCACAGAGACTGCGTGCCGCTGCCTGGAGCGCAACGTGACGAACGCGTGCCCAGTCCCGCTGGTCGCGGCCCTGATCCTTGAGAAGCATCGTGATCCACAGGTGAAGCTTGGAAAGCTCGATGCGGTCAGACCGGATCTGGTTCGCGAGGTCTggcagcgccgcctcgatgCGGTCGCGCGTTGACTTCTGGAACGGCGTGAGGATGGCCAGGTTGCGAGCGACGCGCAAGTTGGTTGTCAAGCGATGTTCGATTTGCGCCGCATTCGACTTCAGAGCCTCCACTCGGGACGCAATAGCCTCGAAGCGCTTCGTCTTGTCCGTTGACTGTGTAGCCAGCTCGGGGGGTAGCAGGAGCATGGGCGCAGCTCCGGCACGCCCGGCAGCAAGATCGGCCTTGACAGAGCCGATGACAGCCTCCATCTGCTCACCGCCATTGACAACGACATCGTTGGCGCCTGACACATCGACAACAGGGGTTGGGGACGACCGCAAGCTGCCGACACGCCGCAAccgcggacgaggagtgGCGAGGGTTTCGGATTGCACATTCGGGTCCTCAAAGACGATGGAGCGGACCTGCGAGGGTTCTTGCGACTGTAGGGGGACGCCTGACTCGACGTCACGGAGGTGCTCCTCTGCAGCAACTGATCCTGCCTTGACAGCCTCGCCGCTGTTCAGCCCGACAGCGCGAATACGGATCGCGGCGGTCCGGAACGTGCTGGCGTAGTTGATGAGGGTGAGCCACTCGTTCatctcgtactcgtcgtTCAACTGCATGAGGTACTGGCGATTGTCGGGCATGACGAAGCGGAACGTGAATGGCGTCGATGTGTGGTCGCGGTCGAAGATGGCCACGCCATCCTTGACAGAGAGAACCTCGTCGGGCTGGAAGCTGGTTATGCGGGGGACGGCAGGCGCGTCGCCCTTACCAGCGTTGCGGAtctgctcgacgagcgtAAGTGCCCAGATAGTATCCTTGAAGAAGAGTAACTGGGAGCCAGTAAGAATGACGCTCCAACTTCTCCACTTGCGACCCGCCGTACGCTTTGTCGCGGGTGACTCGTCTGAAGTCAGTCAGACATAATCTACTGTACGCTCACCTTTCCGGCTAATCAGCCCGACCTTTGTAATCTTGAGCGTGGTCACCTCTTCCTTGGGGATTGGCGCCGCCACACCACCGCCCATACCGGCGAGGGGAACACCCGACTTccgacgagggcgcgaCTTGACGAACTCGAGCGGTTGAGCGTTGGCAAACTTACTTTGCAGCCGGTCCACGTCCAAGAACGGTCTGGTACCCATGCAAGAGAAAGGACTGTCCGCAGGAATATAGCGCTCAACATCGACTCGCAGCGAGCCCAGCTGACCTCCAACAATGAGGTCATAGACGTCGATCTTGCCAGACCTGGGCAGGCCGTTGGATGCCGAGAGCTGCCCGCCAGCCGCAGCGAATGCGGCTTCgttgtcgtcctcgatgaACACGAACGGCGTGAAGGTGATGTTGTCGAAGAACGCTTCGAGCACGGGCGGGGGGACACCGTCGAGCCGCGTGTTGCGCACGTAGTCAGGTTTCGTCATCTTGTTCTTGTTGTGTCGGTTAAACGCATCCGTGTGCAGCATCATCATCGAGAAGGCAAGCACGTATGCATTGTCTGCCGTTAGCTTCGCAATCCTATGTCGCTCACCCTTGGTGCCAAACAGACCCGGCTCGCACAGGTCATAGCGCGTGGCAAACGCCTCGATGACACGGTCGATCTGTTGCGTCTCCTTCGGCAGCGACATATGCATGAGGAGCCGGCGCAGTGCGACATCGAGCGCGATGTGGGTAAAGTCGAAGCGGTTCATGTACAACGTCAACGCAATGGTGTGGAACTCATCGGCACTAGAGTCAGCTGTCCGTCACTAACAAGGTACTCACCTAGAGGCAAGGACCcccgccagctcgcgccGGTCTATATTGTGGAGCCTCGCCAACCAGCTCTCAGGAGTATCGTTGTCACGGATAGACGTATCAATGTCGTTGGGGTGTATCCGCTGCACTGGCGTTGTAGACCGCGAGAGAGGCATTGGGCTCTCGGAGCGACTGGGACCGTCCTCTGTCCCCGGGCTGGGGCCGCCAGACGATCCCCCGCCAGGACCGCGAGGGGGGAGCGGGAACAGCTGGCCAGGCGGAGGCTTGGGCGAGCTAGGGTTCGACCTGAACAGACCAGTGGATAGCCTCCGAATCGATCCCTGTCGGGGAGGAGTCGAGGCCACAGGGAacgtcggggtcgagggAGCTGGAAGGTACGTAGACGACCCGCCGTACGCGGACGGCGGAGCGAGACCGGCGTCGTGTGACCCTCTGTGGGCGCCGCTGTGGACGCCGTTGTGGCCCAGGCTGGCAGTTGTCGAGTTGAACGTCCCGTGCCATGAGATGGCAGACGACGTGGTCTGGGCACGGGCGCGTCCAACTCTAAGCCCAGAGTGGACGCCAAGGCTTGCGTGCGGATCCGCTGTTTGCGACCGCCTCGTGGAATGGGTCGTACGAGACGACTGCGAAGCTGCGTACGATGACCGAGGTGATCGTTCAAGAGTATCGTTCAGGACCACACGGCggtcatcctcgccaatCTGCAGCGCCAGGCTTGATACCTGCGGCACATCCTCGGGCCGTATTCTGACTGGAGGGAGGGCAGGAGAGGTACCCAGTGACGACGCCGAAGACTCGGCACGCGGCAGTTCGCGGGACCCGAACTCGCTGGTGGTGACCGTGACCGTATCCCGCTCATCAGCAGAGCTATAACGCAGGGTGCTGTTGCTACGTGGGCGATTCTTGGAGAACACGCTGCGTACCATGCCGATGACACTGGAGTTGGCAGAGCTGGATCTGGCCGACATGGGGGGCCGTGCTGGGCGCCTCGAAAGGTCCAGATCGGACGGCGAGCGAAGAGACATCGGCGGTGATACCATGGAACTGTCCTCAGACTGGATCCGGCGCGCAGCATCGGAGAACGAGCGCCCACGACCACCAGCGCGAGGGGTAACCTGCGGTGGCGTCGCCTCCCCTCCATGCTCAGCTAtcgttggcggcggcccgAGCTCTGGTAAAGAGCTTAGTGGTGAAGTAGAGCCCATGGAAGATCTCTGGGAGCCAGGTtcgagaagacgacgagcaaCGATGTCTCTATTTGTCACCGGAATGGGGATGTGCCCAGGGTCGCGCTTGAGATCGTTGTGCGACGTGTTCGTTGTTGTTTCAGAGGACATGGTCTCAATCTCCAGAGATGGCCGCTTGCCGACCCATAAGCGCGTGGGCCAGAACTCTTGCTGATCAATGACAGGAAGCGATGAGAGAGACGACCCAGCGGAGTGGGGTGGTCTCGCTACGTCGGGGACAGATCTGTTGATGAGCATGGTTGTGGACGCGTTGGGACCAAAGCGCCCGCGCATGCGCGTCTTGTTGATCGGCTGCTCATCGGTGCTGTTCTCGTtgggctcggcgtcgtggTCGGAAGAGAAGAATCCGCTCCGTCTCTTGCGGAGCTTGGACTCGGACCGCTGCCGCTTGATCGTCTTGCCGCGCTGCACGCCTAGCCATCCCAACACGCCGCCCGACGGGccagcctcgtcgtcatcggaGTGAGGCGTAGATTCCGCGGGAGACCGCGAGAACATGGCCGATAAGCTGCGTGGCCGGTTCTTGATGGGTTTACGTTCCTTCTCTGCCGACTGCTTGGCTGTCTCGGTCGTGGAGAAAGTAACCTTGACTAGAGGGCTAGCAGCGCGCTCAGGAAGAGGGGACGACACGGCTTGGGGCCTGCGTGAGAGGTGGATAACTCCCggggccgaggcgcgcttCGCTGCCACGGCCTCTGGGAGGCCCAGGCCGAGATCTGGGCGCATGGGTGTTGGAGACTCTGGTCGGGAGCGCTCGGTTTcagcggcgcgaggggTACGTGTCGAGCTTGAAGGTGTGCGAGAGACGGGAGCGGAGGCCAGACGACGCTCATTCGAAGGTTCGGGCAACTCTGCGCCGTCCGGCATCAATGCCAGTgccggagaggaggagccgaGGCCGAACAGGCCATCAAACGCGTCGATAGGGCTGCTTGGTGTTACGACAATGTCTGTTGGAGGGGCAGGAGTGGTGTTAATGGGGAGCGACACAGCCCTAGGAGTGGCGTTGATGGAAAGACCGGCATGAGGAggggcggggaggggcttgtccttgtctAGAGGCGAGGTGTCAAAGGGCGACACTGCGAAGCGCTGTTTGGTCGGCGTATTCCTTGCGCCGACCGACGATGAGCGATGGGGAACTctggagggggagaggacgagggtatgtgggcgcggcgcaggaGTGGGGGTAaggatggggagggcgtcgcccgacgacgagctgtcGCTGGTGGTCCTTTTGAGGACGCGGGAGGGGAATGGCTTCTTTGGTTTGTTTAGCATGGCAGCATGCAGCAGATGGAAAGGATGAACTCACTGGCTTATCGGTATTGTTCCGAGAGAGGATGGCAAGTGTCGCCATGTCCTTCATGCGAACAGGCTCTTCGTCGTCttgctcctcgtcatcgacaAGAAGAGGCTTGGGCTTTGATTTAGATTTGCGCCTCACCGTGCCCTCGCGATCCGAGTCTGGCTCTTCGTCGTATGTGGTAGGGTATTGGCGCGAGAACGCGTCACCAGTGCTCGTGCCCGTGCGGACGGGCGGTgtggcctcgagctcctccatGCGCCCGGCGTCATCGGCTGTTACGGGGAGCtctggggctggggccATAACGGACACTCGTTCCCTGCGCTTTGGCGTGACCAGACCAAACCATGAGCGTCTCCGGTTTTCCTTGCGAGACGGGGTGGAGGGAACACTCGTCTCATTTGAGCCGGTGGAAACCATCTGGGGCGGTCTAGGCGCGCTCGGGCATTAGttgggagggcgagagaAGGTGGGGATGCGTGGGACGGGCGCGAGGGTGGTCGACGCGACGGGCGGGGTATGAAAGATTAAAGGAGCGTGGGTGGAGGCTGCGGTGTGTGCGCGTGGGCGTGATTTTGGCGTGGAGGCCGTGACTTTGGTATACAAGTTGAGACGTGAGATGAAGAGAAAGATGAGAAGGGAATGGAGGAATAGATGGAAGAGATTGAGATGGAAGCGAGCAAAAGGAGGGACAGGGGTTGAATTGTGATTTACGGGgaggggagatggagacAACCAAGCCAAGTTAAGAAGAGGACGGATAGGACGAGTGTTGTCGGTACATACAGCGTACCATGTCCTTTGTTCCGACAACTCTAGTCCAATCTAGTGTCTGTTCTACCCATCTATCTCTCCAACTCCTCACCTTGCATCCATCAACGCCGATTCATTACTGTCGGCACTGGCACTATAGGATGGTAGTGGTTGTAGTTGGAGGGTTAGGGGAGAGGGTTGCAGAAGGAGAGGCGTTTGGGCCAGAATCAGAATCCAGGAACATGGTCGCTAACCCTCATTTCTATTTCCCAAGTTGCCGCTTTGGCTTTCACATATCGCATGAAAAAGGGTAAAGCTTGCCTTGTCGGCCCGAACCGCGACAGTCAAAGTGAAAAAAAGGTGACTATCAATCAGACCAGGCTTTCAGATTAGTTTCGTTATACAGTTGGTACCTGAACAATTGGGGGGCTTGGGGGGCCAATTACTACTCATTTTGTTATATCTTATATGTTATATGTTGCATTCTGTATGGTGTGTACTTTCCTTAaacctcctcgagttcCAGACACAGTTGGAATCCCGTCTCAGGTAACTTGCCCTAA contains the following coding sequences:
- a CDS encoding uncharacterized protein (Sec7 domain), whose amino-acid sequence is MAPAPELPVTADDAGRMEELEATPPVRTGTSTGDAFSRQYPTTYDEEPDSDREGTVRRKSKSKPKPLLVDDEEQDDEEPVRMKDMATLAILSRNNTDKPKPFPSRVLKRTTSDSSSSGDALPILTPTPAPRPHTLVLSPSRVPHRSSSVGARNTPTKQRFAVSPFDTSPLDKDKPLPAPPHAGLSINATPRAVSLPINTTPAPPTDIVVTPSSPIDAFDGLFGLGSSSPALALMPDGAELPEPSNERRLASAPVSRTPSSSTRTPRAAETERSRPESPTPMRPDLGLGLPEAVAAKRASAPGVIHLSRRPQAVSSPLPERAASPLVKVTFSTTETAKQSAEKERKPIKNRPRSLSAMFSRSPAESTPHSDDDEAGPSGGVLGWLGVQRGKTIKRQRSESKLRKRRSGFFSSDHDAEPNENSTDEQPINKTRMRGRFGPNASTTMLINRSVPDVARPPHSAGSSLSSLPVIDQQEFWPTRLWVGKRPSLEIETMSSETTTNTSHNDLKRDPGHIPIPVTNRDIVARRLLEPGSQRSSMGSTSPLSSLPELGPPPTIAEHGGEATPPQVTPRAGGRGRSFSDAARRIQSEDSSMVSPPMSLRSPSDLDLSRRPARPPMSARSSSANSSVIGMVRSVFSKNRPRSNSTLRYSSADERDTVTVTTSEFGSRELPRAESSASSLGTSPALPPVRIRPEDVPQVSSLALQIGEDDRRVVLNDTLERSPRSSYAASQSSRTTHSTRRSQTADPHASLGVHSGLRVGRARAQTTSSAISWHGTFNSTTASLGHNGVHSGAHRGSHDAGLAPPSAYGGSSTYLPAPSTPTFPVASTPPRQGSIRRLSTGLFRSNPSSPKPPPGQLFPLPPRGPGGGSSGGPSPGTEDGPSRSESPMPLSRSTTPVQRIHPNDIDTSIRDNDTPESWLARLHNIDRRELAGVLASSADEFHTIALTLYMNRFDFTHIALDVALRRLLMHMSLPKETQQIDRVIEAFATRYDLCEPGLFGTKDNAYVLAFSMMMLHTDAFNRHNKNKMTKPDYVRNTRLDGVPPPVLEAFFDNITFTPFVFIEDDNEAAFAAAGGQLSASNGLPRSGKIDVYDLIVGGQLGSLRVDVERYIPADSPFSCMGTRPFLDVDRLQSKFANAQPLEFVKSRPRRKSGVPLAGMGGGVAAPIPKEEVTTLKITKVGLISRKDESPATKRTAGRKWRSWSVILTGSQLLFFKDTIWALTLVEQIRNAGKGDAPAVPRITSFQPDEVLSVKDGVAIFDRDHTSTPFTFRFVMPDNRQYLMQLNDEYEMNEWLTLINYASTFRTAAIRIRAVGLNSGEAVKAGSVAAEEHLRDVESGVPLQSQEPSQVRSIVFEDPNVQSETLATPRPRLRRVGSLRSSPTPVVDVSGANDVVVNGGEQMEAVIGSVKADLAAGRAGAAPMLLLPPELATQSTDKTKRFEAIASRVEALKSNAAQIEHRLTTNLRVARNLAILTPFQKSTRDRIEAALPDLANQIRSDRIELSKLHLWITMLLKDQGRDQRDWARVRHVALQAAARSLCAPSTEKPDRRATIAAPIAIPKLSLPDHDESASIWGENVGSLASGSVSPGELPETSPLEDDEHEHEPEHEHQPELETSVKAVALSPPPAPVPAPQFPLAAKEKDVGSGHPSPTSPTSDSDDYELAPEYLGSSESLRGEMERQLAFSDSSRSLAAATDLRVLPQASSSNRKNSEDGNDQPEHWRNTRAATKVSLAHLPRSSIGELSRRFIKINDNNEVVVNGE